GTCCTTAGATATTTTCCAATCAAGGACAGGTTTAGGAGGATGTTTAGATCACAAAGGATGGCTGAAGATCTGCGTTGGCACTATACCAATGCCACTGAAGATGGTACAATGCGGCACCCTGTTGATTCTATCTCTTGGGCACAAGTGAATGCTAAATGGCCAGACTTTGCTGCTGATCCACGGAATCTTCGACTTGGGATTTCTACAGATGGGATGAACCCTTTCTCCATGCAAAGCACCAATCACAGCACATGGCCAGTGTTGTTAGTGAACTATAACACGCCTCCAACCATGTGTATGAAGGCTGAGAATATAATGCTGACTTTGTTGATCCCTGGTCCTACTGCTCCTGGTAACAACATTGATGTTTACCTAGCACCACTGATAGACGATCTAAAGGATTTGTGGGCTGAGGGTATTGAAGTGTATGACTCATTTGCGAAGGAGAACTTTAATCTCAGAGCCTTGCTGCTTTGGAGTATCAGTGACTATCCAGCCTTAGGAACACTGTCTGGATGTAAAGTAAAGGGGAAACAAGCCTGCAATGTATGTGGAAAGGATACACCTGCAAGGTGGCTTAAGTTTAGCCGCAAGTTTGTCTACATGAGTAACAGAAGGAGACTACCGCCTGGCCATCGTTACAGATATAAAAAAGCTTGGTTTGACAACACTGTGGAGGAAGGGAATGCTAATAGGATACAAACAGGCGCTGAGATATATGAGACACTACAAGCTTTTACGAATGATTTTGGTAGACCTctagagaaggaaaaaaaaaggaaaagactagagttggaagatgatgaGAGGTTACAAGAAGAAGAGTGTGAAGAATCAAATGAACTATGGCGGtggaagaagagatcaataTTCTTTGATCTACCTTACTGGAAGGTAAACTATAGTAACTGACCTATATTATCTGATTACtggaagaagagatcaataTGTCTAACAGTTTCTTGTTTAATGTGTTAGGAGTTGCCTGTTCGTCACAATATTGATGTTATGCACGTAGAAAAGAATGTGTCCGATGCTATATTGTCTCTGTTGATGCAAAGTGCGAAGTCAAAAGATGGGTTGAAAGCAAGAAAAGACTTAGAAGATATTGGAATCAGAAAGCACTTGCACACAGAGGTGAGGGGAAAGAAAACATACTTACCTCCTGCTGCCTACTGGTTATCGAAGAGAGAGAAGACCATTTTCTGCCAAAGGTTAGCTAAGTTTAGAGGCCCTGATGGTTATTGTGGTAATATTGCGAATAGTGTTTCAGTTAACCCTCCAAATATTGGTAGTTTAAAGTCGCATGATCATCATGTCTTAGTACAGAACTTGTTACCAGCTGCATTAAGAGGGTTGTTACATAGGGGTCCTAGGATAGCCATAAATAGATTATGCAGTTACTTCAACAGGTTGTGTCAGCGCATCATTGACCCAGAGAAACTTATATCCATGGAGACAGAGTTTGTGGAGACAATGTGTCAGCTGGAGCGCTTCTTCCCTCCAGCCCTTTTTGATATCATGTTTCACCTTCCACTACATTTATCAAGAGAGGCACGGTTGGGAGGACCAGTTCACTTCCGATGGATGTATCCCTTCGAAAGGTTTGATCAACATCTCTCTTCAATATATCCACTTCCCACAATGATGTTTGACTAATATTCATATTTCCTGAGTTATAGGTACATGAAAACACTAAAGGCTTTTGTTAAGAATTATGCAAGGCCAGAAGCATGTATGGCTGAGGCGTATTTAGCTGGAGAATGTGTTGCATTTTGTTTAGAGTTCCTTAAAGAATCAGTACCAGTTCAAGAAGCAGTTAATCGTAATGAAGATGTTGAGGCTGATAGAATGGTGGTTGAAGGCCGACCTCTGCAGAAGGGTATAGAGGTTACCCTGTCAGATAAAGATAGAGACATTGCACATCGATATGTGCTAATGAACATGGCATCTTTGGATCCCTTTCTTGAGTAAGTAATTCTCTATGTTTCTTCTACTTGTTTTACTcataatttcattttcatatactgttgtttaatttaaaatcaggATGCATTTGGAAGAGTTGCAAGCTAAGGATGCTCGATTGGCTAAAAATGAAACTTTGTTATGGAAAAACCATACTGAACACTTTACAGAATGGCTTAAAAATAAGGTTACAAACTCCAAATTCTTTTCTTGATTATTATTGTAAATACTGGTTAGCTTGTTTGGTGATGACTAGTTAGCTTGTATCATGATGCCTGGTTTGTATCTTGAAGAACATGTCCATATTTTAGCGAATTGATGTCTGAGTAGCTTATAGCTTGATGAAACTGTCtggatttttagtatttttatgacTGGTTAGCTTGTAGATTGATGATTGGTTTCGTGGTACATATTATCatgttttgattataatttaAGTACCTCGGCTTGATGATAATCCTCTGATTTCCTGCGGCAGATTCATTTAGACTCAAAAGATAGTCATTCTAAGGAGATAAGGTGGTTGGCATTTGGACCAAGAAATGTTGCTTTAGCACATAAAGGATTCATCATCAATGGCCAACGGTTTCATACTGATGCGGTCAAGCTGAAGACACAAAACAGTGGAGTAACTTATGAAGCCTTTAGCATGTGTAGATCAAGTGCAAGAGATATGAGACAGGTCGCGGATATGATTACATACTATGGAGTGATAAAGGAGATTTTGGTCATCGACTATCACATGTTCAAAGTGCCACTCTTTAGATGCAACTGGGCAAACACAGCGAATGGTGTGAAGGAAGAAGATGGCTTCACTCTTGTTAACCTTCATATGAACCAAGCAGCCTATTTGAAAGATCCATTCATTCTACCTTCTCAAGCGAAACAGGTTTTCTACTCTAGGGAGGATGATGCTTCAAATTGGTATGTTGTTATGAGAGCACCACCTAGAGGTTATCATGAGTTGGAAACAGAAGAGGATTTAGGTGGTGCTCCTTTACCtgtccaagaagttgatgatatgGGTGATGATATGGATGATGATAGTGTATATGTTAGGGATGATTGTGAAGGTTTATTAGTGGTAGATTGATGATATGTTGTATGCTTGTGTGATGGTTTGTATGAATGTGATAATGTTGTGTTATGGgatttgaataattatattgatttttggaattttaataatttatattgtttttatttcatatttttgaattaattatttaaaaattaattcaataattattattaattaattttggcataattataaaactaattaataacacGAAACATTTGCTATCTTTGCTACtaggaaaaatcaaattatttggttctaataacatttattaaacGTTATTATAAATACTAACAATTACGAACACAAAAGCGCTATTGTTATACACTTAGTAATAGCACAGAGGAAAATCGCTATTAAAAGGGTTGGACTTTTTATAACGGGTGATGTCAGAGCGTCCATGGAAACGCTATTAAACCAAAATGATAGCGCTTTTCGTCCGCTATTACTAACCACATTTCCTGTAGtgaagaaatgatgaggccacaagaagtttcattgcagcttggtccagaatgtgcagagatgaggtggatgcttgtttcccaacaagtagctgtCTTTCCACCAATTAGCCACATACCTCCACAGTCAAGTTAAaaaactataacaaagcgctgagtgggaggcaactcactattaggtaattttaattggttttcttagttactagtatttacttccattttcattctttcagatttattgcaagacccaagtaggatgattaccaacatatcgaccgtggacgagacgtcgacatcgatcgacctacaatcacatacgacgatcgatgcataccgatgcacatcgatcgattcccagtccggtcaggtttatcttcctaacttgttacattgagtacttatgatttatttccaccataactccgactgtgttacactgggacagtgtaatttaattctggggggaggtttactgatattatttattttgattcttataaaaagattttaataaagttatgcttagctatgtgaaagggactatgatcttattattgatttatacttgaatgtctaaccactctttagcaccattctagatttactaattacagatagtactaaagatgctaaagtggatcaacctgtcaactatacacacttgccttgattgtttgaaggaaccaaagctgacctccaacactaaacctgacataatcgcttgtcttggggcttggtatacatgggatcggattcttcagacaagtctggaaggtaacgccttgtgtagattcatttatcacatttcctctctctattttcgaccctagagtagttagtgatattatctataaaaaaaaaaaaaaaaaaaatccgaaatttattACTTAGTTAGGACTTAGGATCTAGTTAGGaagagtctgaacaggacttggtggctaaaaccattaaggcttgattcataaagattccaataaaagaattcgaacgggacttggatgcggcaatcttcaaggctcgcttcacaaagaattcttggatataggtcaaacataagtgaacagggcttggtggcaaccaccattaagtcttgattcatggaagcctgtccaatcttggtcactgatcttgCAATGGAAGCaaactttgactcaagagagaaattagagagagataaattaggaactaacttttacctgcagttccagatacttgtctgaaaatccttgcatcctatgatcgacactcccaaggtaaagcatgcacttttatatttatgctaagaaatgaggttagtaaaggggaatgtcagacaggatttgctgagttgtagactagttaaatttggttgctaagctaggatattgcataatgtgcttttgttattaggactttttagatgtggtttccgaaattgtagaggtgatgatttctatgttttaaatctgtgagtccctgctgttttcaaacctctttcagagagactgcctgtttgttttgcttgaggacaagcaaaagggtaagtctgggggagttgatataccatggatttgacccattttcattcatggtatataagtgttttactatctatatattatatattctatcctattaggcatgttttcaggttcagcagtatcttggagtaaagtgatattatggagcatttaggagcttaaaagagatttcatccgagctgaccattggAGGTCGATacaaagaagaagcaatcgttcgatgcacatccagtgccgtcgatcgatacagaagagaagcctcgacgattgaaaattatgatcgagacgcgagatgcgcgacttggttccagccgactttaaacccaagacttcaccaaattacaagattacccctgatgaggttttaacctaatagttatatacttgcctaagtgttaggaggcaaagaTTTTTTAGCgaccattgtattcttactttcagcaagagagagagagttctaggagagaaaatcatagagagatttgtgattggaactccattgattcatctattctattctatgcagtttttatctatattttgtgtcatgaattgcttagctatgtctgagtagtttacttgttagattcagggttcaaataggttagagggattagccccaactatagatttgctgagttgtgatattcattgattgattattcttaatgcttgttttagccttgctaactagaacatgaacctaggaatttgcatgtgtcaagcatccttgatcatcctgtcgtgaatctaatatgtcatgctaggactgccagagagagctaaccgctgatctaggagactagtgagcattatcaacccgcgcctagggcttagctagaagctatcgatcgatattgtcttctgacaatcgatcgatattgcgaaaggtgtatcgatcgatatccatataggatcatcgatcgacactttcttgtgatcaaaagacgacagttgagatccaaaatctagttagttaaccagtgaaacattgccatcgctaatcactgtgattaaggagttgagctctaataaatcatgcatgcaactgttaggcatccttgatcatcctgtcgtgaatctaatatgtcatgctaggactgccagagagagctaaccgctgatctaggagactagtgagcattatcaacccgcgcctagggcttagctagaagctatcgatcgatattgtcttctgacaatcgatcgatattgcgaaaggtgtatcgatcgatatccatataggatcatcgatcgacactttcttgtgatcaaaagacgacagttgagatccaaaatctagttagttaaccagtgaaacattgccatcgctaatcactgtgattaaggagttgagctctaataaatcatgcatgcaactgttaggcatctataggattataatctctaacACCTGACTAGAAaccatgcatctaatatcttccaataaagttacacccccaataatcttgttagtcgagcaatagacttgctcaattaggattgctatttagttttaaaccataaaacaacaaacattttagaattaataacctgactagatttaataaaatccctagctccctgtggattcgatccctaagtactacaactcaacctcttatttgagagagtaattcactccttagggtaatttgagtgttATCAGCCGTCTCCCTTACAAGTAGCAATCGCTTAAAATCAAGCTCTCTCAGGTCTTCTCTTGCGTAAAAACTAAGGTATATCTAAAATACTAAATAGGAAACTATATATACAGGAGCCACAGGCGGCTAGAGGAAAGAAATAGGAAAACTAGGGAAAATtccgaaatatttggaaacttccttTTTTATCTCTATCGATGGAGCAAGCACTCAGGCTGCTCCGGTTGGCTGTTCCACGTGAAAGACTCCAAATCatacttttctttcttcttttcctctAGCAGGTCCActtcccatccaatgcaactctaGATCTATTATGACTTGAAAGGGACTAAAAAGACTCGATAAAACCTTAAAAACTATTAGTAAGACATACGTATAATGtgccaaaaacacaatatatcaactcccccagacttagatccttgtttgtcctcaaacaaaatTAAGTACCAAGAACCGAgaaaaaggtttgaaagtgtggaaACTCgcctattctcagcaaccatacaataaccacgaatctctgaaccatataaGCAGTTCAGCTAAAACGACACATCCTTACCAAGAACCCCACCGACTGCTGGTCAAAACGGCTCCATACTCTGTTTCTCATACCTGCCAAAGTTAAAACCTTCCAGACAAAACTCCTTATATTCAATTAAGAGTAGTGTGAGCTTCTTATCATTGGCATTAGATAGGGTAACAGTCTAGGTATGAAACAGGCCTTTTTGTGTTTAAGTGGAGCTAATCAGTGTTTAGGGGTTACCAAATTTCGTAGGAATGCAGGATATCGCGCAAAATtgcaagagaggatagatccattgatgtccacagcctctactcgtttttgcaTGTTCTTCTTTAGGAACAGTCGCTCTGATCTGCATGGTTCTGATCTCTTTTCTTTATACTCCTTCTACTTTACCAGTGGCGTCTGTCTTTTCTTTagaatcttctccttcttcatcacctTATTCTGAAGTACATAAAGctaaaatgtttttgttttctttttgttttcttttttttcgctTAGTGATGGTGACGAAACAGGAGGTAACAATTGTGATAGTGACATGCCACTGAAGTTCTTGACCTCACATTcattcttgtctctcttcttttcttggTTAGGTTACCGGCAGCGGAACGCTGTTCCATATGCTTCCGCCTATTCCTCAGCAGACAATTTTGTTGCATCAACGAGTGAGAGACTGTGTCGATCCTTTACTCTCCGACCCTTTTGTACATATATGCACATAAGATACTGAATAACAAACGCATGACGGCGGAACAAAGGCTTTAGGGTTTTAAGGTGGgtactagctaaagatgagctagccactcaggatcagcaagatagataaaaagaataagaagtcctgagtgtttGATCACGTTAAACCCTATTCCAACGCCCGTAACAAGAAGAATTGCAGTCAAGATTAAGTTCAAGTTAGTTGGAGTTAAGTCTTTCTAGAGTAACCTCGACAAGCTGAAAGCTTTTGGAGAACAAGATGATGTAATATCAGGGTGTTATGGATCCACATGTGCGTCTGTCGCttctgctaaggtcactgaataagatgaATTAGAGCACGAAGGTGGTTAATACACATCATAGAATAAGGTCCTGATTCCCACAAAGTTTGGACTGACTTGATCTTAACAagctgactcaataaaaacatcAAAGCGGACTGACTCTAAACATAAAAACCAAAGGTAAACGATTAGTAGCAGATAAGcgcctcccccagacttacttctcACCATCCCTGGTGAGAAAATAATTCGAGGAAAGgccaaataataaaaaagtgcAGGAAACAGAAACAGAAAGAGAAATGGTTCAAACGCATATAACAATGGAGATAGAACTAGGAGACCGCCTAGTCAGTATCTTCGCTCTCGGACTGGCCCGCGGAATGCCTGTTCCTTTTGCGTGGAGTGGTTCATGGAGTCTCTTCGTCAccccctatatctataaaccctaaataatataagtatcagaattaattatactataattatcaaatcacatattaaaaccctaatcggatatttttgaaatcaaaactgttttcggttttgatcattgaggttttaaatctgattgaatctaatgctatgttgctagaattgtttgaccgttaagtTGCTAGATTTATTATTCTCATCCTGCTAGTTTAATAATTCTGATATGTTTAAGTCTTGATTAAATCCGACCtgcttgtttttattaatgCTTTGATCAcagttaggattgatagatttattttctcatcctgcttggttaattgttcatctgatttaaaattgattaaaccGACCAGCATGTTAAagcattgattgaatccgatgggttgctagcttgctttgcttatataatccgataggttgatagattgattgaggtttacttgtttaaaatccgaatgatctgattgcatgattcttgaggtttaatatcatctgctaggattgattgttttgtaatctgatatgttttaaatagaaaccctaaataatatgtatgataggttatattgatctgatttggatgtctttgagaattgagaatccgtatgctaggttgatagattcatgataaaatctatgtcttgaggtttaagattgtatgctgaGTTCggttaaattgattgatctgattatatgtctttgaggtttgataaattcggaaactagataaattatttacatatggtttatgctaaataccaatcggccttgaaactgattcattgaaattcatgcttgaaatctatattctagtattgctaaaatcagccttgaaactgattcattgaaattcatgcttgaaatctatattctagtattgctaaaattagccttgaaactgattgagtgattaataaatatttttactagtcttgctaaaatccattgattgttaaaccctaattgcatgattaattgaatccgtttttgctagtcttgataaaccataatattatgagcaaatagtattgctgaaacttgctagaaattgactgattgattaaatgcctttaagattgatagtctcattgtcctcacaagattgaaatccgaattgattgtttttaagagtaaggccgcatgaaaattatacctaaatattgagtgatatatggtttgagatgtcgaaaatcaacctggattttgttgccctaaatctctttggagataattatttacggtgggcattggatacaaagattatcctaaagtcaaaaagacttggcgaatgtatcatagaaggcaataatgccaatgagaaagattgatataggtattaattattagccatcatcttattaagagtctcaaagatcaatatctgactatagagaatcctctagacctttggacagagttaaaaatcgagatatgatcaccaaagaacggtgttattaccaaatgccctatttgattggaggaatcccagaatccaggactataagtccgtgtaTGAGTCTATTtctagctgggcaaaataataaattactgatgagaaacagtgaattgagacctcctgggtTAACCTCCTGGGTTAACCTCATTActtgataccaataaggccgcagaaaaaaaaaaaaaggtaattacgtccagaatgatagaccacttggtcatggccgtggagggtggaaaggacgtggccatggccactataacacatttggccgtgggaatcactatggcagaggccgtgggtatcaacccaatttgagccatggtcaaggcagtggtcgtggtatatcctttaaaccacaaagctcgaccaaatcagtgtgccatagatgtggaatggataaccattgggctaagatatgaaggactctcaagcatttttgtgacctctatcaaagagagtctgaagggaagaatcctgaaacccacttggtctataaagatggcgaaaataatttcgaacatgatcaagatgatcttatgaaatatgagacttatgattgcctaaatgaatcaagttgataatctgacttcgacatcaaacttgtgtgattgctttgcttgtatgctttctctgatttttatctccttgaatttatttttattacattgtctgcttagattaaatgaatgaatgatttttctataagagtacactgaaaaacgctaatataagtactaaagcaagtatcgccagtctgaaagaagactatggctaggctaatatattattgcctaagggtatgcatctagaaatcagtgatgccttatattcacccagctctaagagcaagagcagcctattgagttttaaagatataagaatgaatggtttccatattgaaacaatgagcgaaggaaacaaagagttccttcagatatatgtataaaatcgcccaaggccataataagtcctaaagactatacctgcattctctactgacctagactatgcatagatcagtatgatagaggctaaaagcctgtgaaaatatacactttatggcacgaccggattggccatcctagtccaaacatgatgcgaaaattgatattcaaaaagCACACATTAAAAtctaagaagagttatcccaaagaatctcacgtgtgtagcatgtacacaagggaaactcattatgCCATTACCattaaaacggctacgagcccctttttcataaataaagactatatgtctagataatactg
This genomic stretch from Brassica napus cultivar Da-Ae chromosome C9, Da-Ae, whole genome shotgun sequence harbors:
- the LOC106435034 gene encoding uncharacterized protein LOC106435034; translation: MLCPCRDCRNLSHQSLDKIVEHLVIRGMDKKYKSSRWSIHGEKRDSAEDSVLQYETEAFDLFKTIFSMDEGGPNPTTDNEDDEAPEEIEFKKKLRDAQTPLYSDCLKHTKVSAIMGLYRFKVKSGVSENYFDQLLVLLEDLLPEDNVLPKSLAAIKKFLKIFGFGYDSIHACKNDCILYRKEYENLESCPRCKVSRWEMDKHSNELKVGIPAKVLRYFPIKDRFRRMFRSQRMAEDLRWHYTNATEDGTMRHPVDSISWAQVNAKWPDFAADPRNLRLGISTDGMNPFSMQSTNHSTWPVLLVNYNTPPTMCMKAENIMLTLLIPGPTAPGNNIDVYLAPLIDDLKDLWAEGIEVYDSFAKENFNLRALLLWSISDYPALGTLSGCKVKGKQACNVCGKDTPARWLKFSRKFVYMSNRRRLPPGHRYRYKKAWFDNTVEEGNANRIQTGAEIYETLQAFTNDFGRPLEKEKKRKRLELEDDERLQEEECEESNELWRWKKRSIFFDLPYWKVNYSN